The following coding sequences lie in one Petrotoga miotherma DSM 10691 genomic window:
- the ruvB gene encoding Holliday junction branch migration DNA helicase RuvB produces the protein MGEDTGSKKLRPNYLNEFIGQDNIKKKLKVAIEAAKIRKEAMDHVILAGPPGLGKTTLAYVISNELGANLQITSGPVIEKAGDLAAILTNLENGDVLFIDEIHRLNRTVEEILYSAMEDFQLDIVIGKGPSARSIRIDLQPFTLVGATTRLGLIAPPLRSRFGIILEVDFYSPKEINFIIKRSAEILNIKIKEDASLVLAQRSRGTPRIANRLLRRVRDFVQVSGKNIIEAEDVDNTMKLLEMDEDGLDKMDRKILKTIIENYEGGPVGINALASSIGIEPDSISEVYEPFLLQAGFIIRTPRGRVATEKAYQKLNYTPKTSSQNISLWGEFNE, from the coding sequence ATGGGAGAGGATACAGGTTCAAAGAAATTAAGGCCAAACTACTTGAATGAGTTTATAGGCCAGGACAACATAAAAAAAAAGTTAAAGGTCGCGATAGAAGCTGCTAAAATAAGAAAAGAAGCGATGGACCATGTAATTTTAGCAGGTCCGCCTGGTTTAGGTAAAACAACCCTAGCTTATGTAATTTCCAATGAACTAGGGGCTAATTTGCAAATTACAAGCGGCCCTGTAATCGAGAAAGCAGGAGACCTTGCTGCCATTTTAACTAATCTAGAAAATGGTGACGTACTATTCATAGACGAGATTCACAGACTGAATAGAACCGTGGAAGAAATCTTATACTCAGCTATGGAGGATTTCCAACTTGACATTGTTATAGGGAAGGGGCCTTCTGCTCGTTCTATAAGGATTGATTTACAACCTTTCACGTTGGTGGGAGCTACTACAAGATTAGGCCTCATCGCTCCACCATTGAGAAGTAGGTTTGGAATAATTTTGGAAGTTGATTTCTACTCACCAAAAGAGATCAACTTCATCATAAAAAGAAGCGCAGAGATACTCAATATAAAAATTAAAGAAGATGCATCCCTCGTTTTAGCCCAAAGGTCCCGGGGAACCCCCAGGATTGCCAACAGACTTTTGAGAAGAGTTAGGGATTTTGTCCAAGTTTCTGGAAAAAACATCATAGAAGCCGAAGATGTAGACAACACAATGAAATTGTTAGAAATGGATGAAGATGGCTTAGATAAAATGGATCGAAAAATTCTTAAGACTATTATAGAAAACTATGAAGGTGGCCCAGTTGGCATAAATGCCCTAGCTTCATCGATTGGGATAGAGCCAGATTCGATCAGTGAGGTCTATGAACCATTTCTACTACAAGCAGGTTTCATTATCAGGACCCCGCGTGGTAGGGTAGCAACTGAAAAAGCCTATCAAAAACTCAATTACACCCCTAAAACTTCCAGTCAAAATATTAGTTTATGGGGGGAGTTTAATGAATAA
- the asnS gene encoding asparagine--tRNA ligase: MDPKWVYIKDFKKYIDQTVEFRGWVWNKRSSGKIAFLQLRDGTGFIQGIAEKKNFDDETFENIRKIKMESSIILQGTIKKDERSPENVELHITSFKKVQEPIEDYPISKKEHGIDFLMENRHLWIRSRRQFHILKIRNEILKAIRDFYNQNDFTLIDTPIFTGSIGESAGNTFKLDYFDYGEVYLAQTGQLYLEAAAMSFGKVYNLGPTFRSEKSKTRRHLIEFWMNEAEVAFYKHEDNIKLQESLVSFIIQRVLENASDDLKEIGRDTNKLQKIQLPFERMTYTQAIDFLKKKGFEIEWGEDFGADEESVLASQFEKPLFVEKYPRKAKAFYMQPDENNPDVVLCDDLLAPEGYGEIIGGSERIWEESILIDRLKEFNLPLDQYQWYIDLRKFGSVPHSGFGLGVERTVAWICGLEHIREAIPFARTLYRVYP; encoded by the coding sequence ATGGATCCAAAATGGGTATATATAAAAGACTTCAAAAAATACATCGATCAAACAGTAGAATTTCGAGGATGGGTATGGAACAAAAGAAGCAGCGGTAAAATAGCTTTCTTACAGTTAAGGGATGGAACAGGTTTTATTCAAGGAATAGCTGAAAAGAAAAATTTTGATGATGAAACCTTTGAAAACATCAGAAAAATAAAAATGGAAAGTAGCATAATATTACAAGGAACCATAAAAAAAGACGAAAGATCTCCTGAAAACGTTGAATTACACATAACTTCCTTTAAAAAAGTACAAGAACCCATTGAAGACTATCCCATTTCTAAAAAAGAACATGGCATAGATTTTTTAATGGAAAACAGACATCTATGGATCAGATCGAGAAGACAGTTTCATATCTTAAAAATTAGAAACGAAATTTTAAAGGCAATTAGGGATTTTTATAATCAAAATGATTTTACTTTGATAGACACCCCTATATTTACCGGTTCTATAGGAGAATCTGCCGGTAACACATTCAAATTAGACTATTTCGATTATGGAGAGGTGTATCTAGCACAAACTGGTCAACTTTACTTAGAAGCTGCGGCGATGTCTTTTGGCAAGGTGTACAACCTTGGTCCTACATTTAGGTCCGAAAAATCAAAAACAAGAAGACATTTAATCGAATTTTGGATGAATGAAGCCGAAGTAGCTTTTTATAAACATGAAGACAACATCAAATTACAAGAAAGCTTGGTTTCTTTCATTATCCAAAGAGTATTAGAAAACGCTTCGGATGATCTAAAAGAAATTGGAAGGGATACAAATAAACTACAAAAAATTCAGCTGCCCTTTGAAAGAATGACATACACACAAGCGATTGATTTTCTGAAGAAGAAAGGTTTTGAAATAGAATGGGGAGAAGATTTTGGTGCAGATGAAGAAAGTGTGCTGGCTTCTCAATTTGAAAAACCCCTCTTTGTGGAGAAGTATCCTAGGAAAGCTAAGGCTTTCTATATGCAGCCTGATGAAAACAATCCTGACGTTGTACTCTGTGATGACTTACTTGCCCCTGAGGGTTATGGTGAAATAATAGGGGGTTCTGAAAGAATATGGGAAGAATCAATCTTAATAGACAGATTGAAAGAATTCAATCTTCCTTTAGATCAATACCAATGGTACATAGATTTAAGAAAGTTTGGTAGCGTTCCACACAGTGGTTTCGGCTTAGGCGTTGAAAGAACAGTAGCTTGGATATGTGGATTAGAACACATAAGGGAAGCTATACCTTTTGCAAGAACACTTTACAGAGTTTACCCATAA
- a CDS encoding SIR2 family NAD-dependent protein deacylase: MSEAAKKCAELIYKSNSIAVLSGAGMSTNAGIPDFRGPNGIYTKANIENPERIFDLDYFYRDPSLFYKFHKKFLEYITKAEPTFTHKFLVQLEKEGKLKGIVTQNIDSLHQKAGSKKVYEIHGGCWKNYCTKCKREYSQEEILEKINNEIVPRCDNCGGVIKPDIVFFGEPVKYLTESEILMKNSDLVLVLGSSLAVIPAAMLPSLTKGKIIVVNKGEVSEMYLPPEKVALIVNEELDTFFTQVAKEYESLKEG, encoded by the coding sequence ATGTCTGAAGCTGCGAAAAAATGTGCAGAATTAATTTATAAGTCAAATTCCATTGCGGTCCTAAGTGGTGCGGGGATGTCTACTAACGCAGGTATCCCCGATTTTAGAGGCCCTAACGGTATCTATACAAAGGCAAATATAGAAAATCCCGAAAGGATTTTCGATTTGGATTATTTCTATCGTGATCCTTCTTTGTTCTACAAGTTTCACAAAAAATTTTTAGAGTACATAACAAAGGCAGAACCAACATTTACTCACAAATTTTTAGTTCAACTTGAAAAGGAAGGTAAATTGAAAGGGATAGTAACTCAAAACATCGATTCTTTACACCAAAAAGCCGGTTCAAAGAAAGTCTATGAGATACATGGAGGATGCTGGAAAAATTACTGCACAAAATGTAAAAGGGAGTATTCTCAAGAAGAAATATTAGAAAAGATAAACAACGAAATAGTACCAAGGTGTGATAACTGTGGTGGTGTAATAAAACCAGACATAGTATTTTTTGGAGAACCAGTAAAATACTTAACAGAATCTGAAATATTGATGAAAAATTCTGATCTTGTCTTGGTTTTAGGATCCTCTCTTGCGGTTATACCAGCAGCAATGTTGCCATCCTTAACTAAAGGGAAGATAATTGTTGTAAACAAAGGTGAAGTATCAGAAATGTATCTCCCACCAGAAAAGGTAGCTCTCATTGTTAACGAAGAATTGGACACCTTTTTTACGCAAGTTGCCAAAGAGTATGAATCACTCAAAGAGGGATAA
- a CDS encoding ATPase — translation MSYERTVLIPGEVSYSNISQILNSSYLLEIISELIEDAQETRNTLYPFFQLFLVDESKQKVHERYDLEQIRQLLLALSINSLDHLDESSYFSFPKLSSYRETLALFVEDTFNLWRSKHRFMKKADPFSHNSRTRIHKQISLVKNNSDLKSLVLGVYRQILVNISARRVKVLRQLPGGAQAGFIVDRPKPKPEAKIANADFLYNMEYVWSVVLEPPVIFYTYSNKRRGVFKVVDRPILNKINIDNPQDWLVFPIYVNDKLIYVVVYKEYFAMATGLANLYEFADFESLENRRPDGIYIFGMNKSFFENEDDYNGIIYKEDDGTYVGLVGDDPSIDYFGYMKKMVLTIHNLIVIDEDRLPIHGALAEIKLRDGQSFNVMIMGDSGAGKSETLDALNRIRKQVSEVNILIDDMGSLDILEDGTVVAYGTETGAFVRLDDLQPGYAYSAMDRSIFMNPNITNARVIVPYSNYEDIIRPTKIDYFFYANNYEKIDENKPPIEFFDDVDKALDVFSKGARMAKGTTSEKGLTYSYFANPFGAIQRREKHEKIARKYMETLMKSNVKVGTLRTQLGVEGYEDEGPLIAAQELLKFLKGGKDV, via the coding sequence ATGAGTTATGAAAGAACTGTATTGATCCCCGGGGAGGTATCTTATAGTAACATATCTCAAATACTAAATTCAAGCTATCTACTAGAAATAATCTCAGAATTAATCGAGGATGCCCAAGAGACACGCAATACGTTGTATCCTTTTTTTCAATTATTTCTAGTGGATGAAAGCAAACAAAAAGTTCATGAAAGGTATGACTTAGAACAAATTCGGCAACTACTCTTAGCATTATCTATAAACAGCTTAGACCATTTGGATGAATCCTCTTACTTTAGTTTCCCAAAATTATCTTCATACAGAGAAACGTTGGCTCTCTTTGTTGAAGATACTTTCAATCTATGGCGTTCAAAACACAGATTTATGAAAAAAGCGGATCCTTTCAGTCACAATTCAAGAACGAGGATTCATAAGCAAATATCCTTAGTTAAGAACAACTCTGATCTAAAAAGTTTAGTCTTGGGGGTATATAGACAAATCCTTGTCAACATTTCAGCCAGAAGGGTAAAAGTGCTCAGGCAACTTCCCGGGGGAGCTCAAGCAGGATTTATAGTTGATCGTCCTAAACCTAAACCAGAAGCTAAAATAGCCAATGCTGATTTTTTATACAATATGGAATATGTTTGGAGTGTAGTACTGGAACCACCCGTTATCTTTTATACATACTCTAATAAAAGAAGAGGGGTATTCAAAGTTGTCGATCGTCCTATATTAAACAAAATTAATATAGATAATCCACAGGATTGGCTCGTTTTCCCCATATACGTTAACGATAAATTGATATATGTTGTTGTTTACAAAGAATACTTCGCGATGGCAACAGGTTTGGCAAATTTGTACGAGTTTGCAGATTTTGAAAGTTTAGAAAACAGAAGACCTGATGGTATATACATCTTCGGTATGAATAAAAGTTTTTTTGAAAATGAAGACGATTACAATGGTATCATCTATAAAGAAGATGATGGAACTTACGTAGGACTTGTTGGAGATGATCCTTCTATAGACTACTTTGGTTATATGAAGAAAATGGTATTGACGATTCACAACTTAATAGTTATAGACGAAGATAGACTGCCAATTCATGGGGCTTTAGCTGAAATAAAGTTAAGAGATGGTCAAAGTTTCAACGTAATGATAATGGGAGATAGCGGAGCGGGAAAATCTGAAACATTGGATGCCTTAAACAGAATAAGAAAACAGGTATCCGAAGTGAATATTTTGATAGATGATATGGGCTCGTTAGACATTTTAGAAGATGGAACAGTAGTTGCATATGGGACAGAAACTGGTGCTTTTGTCAGATTAGACGACTTACAACCAGGTTATGCCTACTCTGCCATGGATAGAAGTATCTTTATGAATCCAAACATAACCAACGCCAGAGTTATTGTACCTTACTCCAATTATGAAGATATCATAAGACCTACTAAAATTGATTATTTCTTTTACGCCAACAACTATGAAAAAATAGACGAGAACAAACCACCAATTGAATTTTTTGATGACGTAGATAAGGCATTAGATGTATTTTCCAAAGGTGCAAGAATGGCAAAAGGTACAACTTCAGAGAAAGGTCTAACCTATAGTTACTTTGCAAATCCTTTCGGTGCAATCCAAAGAAGAGAAAAACACGAAAAAATTGCTAGAAAATACATGGAAACACTAATGAAAAGTAACGTCAAAGTTGGGACACTTCGAACGCAACTTGGTGTAGAAGGTTATGAGGACGAAGGCCCTTTAATAGCAGCCCAAGAACTTTTGAAATTTCTGAAAGGTGGGAAAGATGTCTGA
- the yihA gene encoding ribosome biogenesis GTP-binding protein YihA/YsxC, with amino-acid sequence MKVYKAQLIKTVYDIEDLPPPDKKEIAFAGRSNVGKSSFLNAILGIKIAKVSSTPGKTRSINYYLVNDKYYFVDLPGYGFASVSKQEKERWNILMNEYFKNRFSLNAVSLLIDHRHMPQKLDYAMVEWLKDVGIPFLFILTKSDKLKKSVKTKLFKDIKSSFSTYGEYIYLPFSSKTKEGLKEVLKTIGEILGEVD; translated from the coding sequence TTGAAAGTATACAAAGCTCAATTAATAAAAACCGTTTACGACATTGAAGATCTTCCACCACCAGATAAAAAAGAAATCGCCTTTGCGGGAAGATCCAATGTAGGAAAATCAAGCTTTTTGAATGCCATTTTAGGCATTAAAATAGCAAAAGTAAGTTCTACCCCAGGAAAAACCAGATCCATCAATTACTACTTGGTGAATGATAAATATTACTTTGTTGATTTACCGGGATACGGTTTTGCCAGCGTTTCAAAGCAGGAAAAAGAAAGATGGAACATATTAATGAATGAGTACTTTAAAAACAGATTTTCTTTGAATGCCGTTTCTTTGCTTATCGATCATAGACATATGCCCCAAAAACTAGATTATGCTATGGTTGAATGGCTTAAAGATGTAGGTATACCTTTTTTGTTTATCTTAACAAAATCAGATAAATTAAAAAAATCTGTAAAAACTAAACTTTTTAAAGATATCAAAAGTAGTTTTTCAACTTATGGCGAATATATATATTTGCCTTTCTCTTCAAAAACCAAGGAAGGGTTAAAAGAGGTTTTGAAAACTATCGGTGAAATATTAGGCGAAGTTGATTAG
- a CDS encoding metallophosphoesterase yields MWLVLSDSHDNMDKLKKIPDIIQRYNIDTIFHCGDFVAPFTLPYLIYDDIDFYGVFGNNDGEKLLLYEKSNKKIKNGPITVEKDGKKIFLMHEPYSLEAAENSGIYDYIFFGHTHEIVNRKIGKTFVLNPGEFSGWLTGKATYGIIDPIDPNEAKVEIKEL; encoded by the coding sequence ATGTGGTTAGTATTATCTGATTCTCACGACAATATGGATAAACTTAAAAAGATCCCGGATATAATCCAAAGGTACAATATCGATACCATTTTCCACTGTGGGGACTTTGTAGCTCCTTTTACTTTACCGTATCTAATCTATGATGATATCGACTTTTATGGTGTCTTTGGTAACAACGACGGAGAAAAGTTGCTACTTTATGAAAAATCAAATAAAAAGATAAAAAATGGACCAATCACCGTAGAAAAAGATGGTAAAAAGATATTTCTGATGCACGAACCTTATTCCTTAGAAGCCGCTGAAAACTCAGGGATTTATGATTACATCTTTTTTGGCCATACCCATGAAATAGTAAATAGAAAAATCGGTAAGACCTTTGTGCTCAACCCAGGAGAATTTTCTGGATGGCTAACTGGGAAGGCAACTTATGGTATAATAGATCCAATAGATCCTAATGAAGCAAAAGTTGAAATCAAAGAACTTTAG
- a CDS encoding thiamine diphosphokinase, with amino-acid sequence MEFYKKMIQKAHLTIACDAGIKIFKKLNSPPNYLIGDFDSASIQDLQWAEDNNTEILRYPKEKDEIDTELALIFLKENRYKNIVLSGVLGNRIDQEMASVFLLAEYIDLNPVILEEDVKIGIVNKRVEEEAQIGESWSILRIGEPVIGLTLKGFKYSLNKKDIFDFKSLGISNESKENKIEISVESGMVVYIRWIDKKW; translated from the coding sequence TTGGAATTTTATAAGAAAATGATTCAAAAGGCACACTTGACAATCGCATGTGATGCTGGAATCAAAATCTTCAAAAAGTTAAACTCACCGCCAAACTATTTAATAGGAGATTTTGATTCTGCTTCTATTCAAGACCTTCAGTGGGCCGAAGATAACAACACGGAGATACTGAGATACCCAAAAGAAAAAGATGAGATCGATACCGAATTGGCTTTAATCTTTCTGAAAGAAAATCGTTATAAAAACATTGTTTTATCAGGGGTTTTAGGCAATCGTATTGACCAAGAAATGGCAAGTGTATTCCTCCTAGCCGAATACATAGATCTAAATCCTGTTATCCTTGAAGAAGACGTTAAAATTGGTATAGTAAATAAAAGAGTTGAAGAAGAAGCCCAGATCGGTGAAAGTTGGTCCATTTTAAGAATAGGAGAACCCGTTATAGGGCTTACTCTTAAGGGATTCAAATATTCATTAAATAAAAAAGATATCTTTGATTTCAAATCCCTAGGGATCAGTAATGAATCTAAAGAAAATAAAATAGAAATATCCGTTGAAAGTGGCATGGTTGTTTATATCAGATGGATCGACAAAAAATGGTAA
- a CDS encoding NAD(P)H-hydrate dehydratase yields the protein MKILTSSQAKLIDKLTIEKGIAPETLMEQAAFSVADIAETFEPTSILCVVGKGNNAGDGIAAGRILKNRGYDVEILIVGDPTQGSPGFKKQLEIAKKYEINIYRFNVDEINYSQYDLIIDGLIGIGLKGEVKGEVAEAITHINSSESKVLSVDIPSGISSDTGEVLGTAVKADQTVTFGFLKIGHLLYPAREYCGEIKVAPLSFDNSLVNSINRELILEDTVKNLLPNRPDDSYKYKFGTVLILAGSGKYPGAPILSAIGAQRTGAGMVKLITPGDSSNVLALEPSIIYRSLKKEHFEEKDVENLKEEIEKSSVIVLGPGITENAKGFVTKLVNTYKDDKLFVLDADALLILKEKEVKLNKNFVITPHVGELSKVYKNLKNDVFGLEEYAKELNCTIVFKSSTTLITNGEKTYFNITGNSSLAKGGSGDLLSGVIGSYIAQGLSTMQACLIGSYVVYKTARDLSLEYTNYCLTPKIIADNLYKTIHQLNS from the coding sequence TTGAAAATACTCACTTCCTCCCAGGCAAAATTAATAGACAAATTGACTATAGAGAAAGGAATAGCCCCAGAAACGCTGATGGAGCAGGCAGCTTTTTCTGTGGCTGACATAGCGGAAACCTTTGAACCTACTTCAATTCTTTGTGTAGTAGGAAAAGGTAACAACGCAGGTGATGGAATTGCAGCGGGTAGGATTCTAAAAAATAGAGGTTACGACGTTGAAATACTTATAGTAGGTGATCCAACTCAAGGAAGTCCTGGCTTTAAAAAGCAACTTGAAATCGCCAAAAAATACGAAATTAATATTTATCGTTTCAATGTTGATGAAATTAATTATTCGCAATACGATCTCATAATAGACGGATTAATAGGTATAGGCTTGAAAGGAGAAGTCAAAGGAGAGGTCGCCGAAGCGATAACACACATAAACTCTTCAGAATCAAAGGTATTATCAGTCGATATTCCATCAGGAATATCATCTGACACAGGTGAAGTTCTAGGAACGGCAGTTAAGGCCGATCAAACGGTTACATTCGGCTTTTTAAAAATTGGTCATCTACTCTATCCTGCAAGAGAATATTGTGGAGAAATAAAAGTTGCTCCTCTATCTTTCGACAACTCGCTGGTAAACTCAATCAATCGAGAACTCATACTAGAAGATACCGTTAAGAACTTACTTCCAAACAGGCCTGATGATTCTTACAAGTACAAATTTGGAACAGTTCTAATACTCGCGGGTAGTGGAAAATACCCTGGTGCACCTATCCTTTCCGCTATTGGAGCTCAAAGAACTGGAGCCGGTATGGTTAAGCTGATTACACCAGGTGATTCCTCAAACGTTTTAGCTCTTGAACCATCTATAATTTACAGATCCTTAAAAAAAGAACATTTTGAAGAAAAAGACGTTGAAAATTTAAAGGAAGAAATCGAAAAATCTAGCGTCATCGTTTTAGGTCCCGGTATAACTGAAAATGCAAAAGGCTTTGTTACAAAATTAGTTAACACCTACAAAGATGACAAATTATTTGTTTTAGATGCAGACGCTCTATTAATTTTAAAAGAGAAAGAAGTAAAATTAAACAAAAATTTTGTCATAACCCCACATGTGGGAGAACTATCTAAAGTTTATAAAAATTTAAAAAACGACGTGTTCGGCTTGGAAGAGTACGCAAAAGAGTTGAACTGTACCATCGTATTCAAATCATCAACTACCTTGATAACAAACGGCGAAAAAACATATTTCAACATAACAGGTAATTCAAGTCTAGCCAAGGGAGGATCGGGAGATTTACTATCAGGAGTTATTGGATCGTATATAGCTCAAGGTTTATCCACGATGCAAGCTTGCCTCATTGGAAGCTATGTCGTATATAAAACTGCAAGAGATCTATCCTTAGAGTACACAAACTACTGTTTAACTCCGAAAATCATTGCTGACAATCTATATAAGACAATCCATCAATTAAACTCATGA
- a CDS encoding adenylosuccinate synthase — MEKMSIVGAQWGDEGKGKVVNYFSEKFEWIVRFSGGANAGHTIYYKGKKYVNHMLPSIMPNSKSKGFLGAGMVLDLEKLVEELNILEADFPGMSSKFYIDLEAFLVLPWHKEEDEIIESMRKKPIGTTKRGIGPAYTDKVSREGIKLYYLFDEKMLKERLEDIYYLKSSQYGDKLKTSKDDVFEYLMKTKNELEKLKINYASAVEMGNVFRSTSVLFEGAQGVLLDLDFGTYPFVTSSSCMAHGVSSVGFSTFELDEVYGVLKAYTTRVGSGPFPTEIFGEEGDKIRELGKEYGATTGRPRRVGWLDLPALRYAKIRSGLTGFVITKADVLNGLDKIKVCTHYEVNGKIKDTPSSSYDFFVAKPIYTELNGWKDTNDINFLKYLSYIEEQIGVDIDYISYGPKTEEMFSKNNLILNIKNN; from the coding sequence ATGGAAAAAATGTCGATTGTAGGTGCCCAATGGGGTGACGAAGGTAAAGGTAAAGTTGTTAATTACTTTTCAGAAAAGTTTGAATGGATCGTGCGTTTTTCTGGAGGTGCGAATGCAGGTCATACCATTTATTACAAAGGCAAAAAATATGTGAATCACATGCTTCCTTCTATTATGCCCAATTCTAAATCTAAAGGTTTTTTAGGTGCAGGAATGGTGTTGGATTTAGAAAAACTTGTAGAGGAACTAAATATACTAGAAGCTGATTTTCCTGGAATGTCCTCTAAATTTTACATTGATTTAGAAGCCTTTTTGGTTCTTCCTTGGCACAAAGAAGAAGACGAAATTATAGAAAGTATGAGGAAAAAGCCAATTGGAACAACAAAAAGAGGAATTGGACCTGCCTATACCGATAAGGTATCAAGGGAAGGCATAAAACTTTACTACTTGTTCGACGAAAAAATGCTTAAAGAACGTTTGGAAGACATATATTACTTAAAAAGTAGTCAGTATGGTGATAAATTGAAAACTTCAAAAGATGATGTGTTTGAATATTTAATGAAAACCAAAAATGAATTGGAAAAATTGAAAATAAATTACGCTAGTGCCGTAGAGATGGGGAATGTTTTCAGAAGTACATCGGTACTGTTTGAAGGAGCTCAAGGTGTTCTGTTAGATTTGGATTTTGGCACCTATCCTTTTGTCACATCGTCTTCTTGTATGGCTCATGGAGTTTCCTCCGTAGGCTTTTCAACGTTCGAACTAGATGAGGTTTATGGCGTACTCAAAGCTTACACAACACGGGTAGGATCGGGACCTTTCCCCACAGAAATTTTTGGAGAAGAAGGTGACAAAATTAGGGAATTAGGAAAAGAATACGGGGCGACAACAGGAAGACCAAGAAGGGTGGGTTGGTTAGATCTACCTGCCCTGAGATACGCAAAAATAAGGTCTGGGTTAACCGGGTTTGTAATCACCAAGGCAGATGTTTTAAATGGGTTAGATAAGATAAAAGTTTGTACACATTATGAGGTCAACGGAAAAATAAAAGACACTCCATCCTCTTCATACGACTTTTTTGTTGCCAAACCTATTTATACTGAATTGAATGGCTGGAAAGATACCAACGATATTAATTTCTTAAAATATTTATCGTATATAGAAGAACAAATCGGAGTTGATATTGACTACATTTCCTATGGGCCAAAAACTGAAGAAATGTTTTCAAAAAATAATTTGATATTGAATATTAAAAATAATTAA